In Macrobrachium rosenbergii isolate ZJJX-2024 chromosome 4, ASM4041242v1, whole genome shotgun sequence, one genomic interval encodes:
- the LOC136837342 gene encoding KRAB-A domain-containing protein 2-like → MENKMAGEVAKALCSLVCRFACPRILVSDTGHKFINEVIRELTALMQTRHVTFTDYRPSTNGLVESHNREVINILRYLIEDHPTSWPSLLQTAKMAINTAYNSSIRDTPYFLMFRQDIQLPYSMVLDPQQIPLYTVEQYRVWFCNITRRVFQTTQRLLLRANEKY, encoded by the coding sequence ATGGAGAATAAGATGGCAGGTGAAGTGGCTAAGGCATTATGTTCCCTCGTGTGCCGGTTCGCATGTCCCAGGATATTGGTCAGTGATACTGGACACAAATTCATCAATGAGGTGATCCGTGAGCTTACGGCTCTAATGCAAACAAGGCATGTCACTTTCACGGATTATCGGCCATCAACCAATGGGTTAGTTGAGTCCCATAATCGTGAAGTGATCAACATCTTAAGATACCTAATTGAAGATCACCCAACTTCATGGCCGTCTCTGCTGCAGACGGCCAAGATGGCTATTAACACCGCTTATAACAGCTCGATTAGGGACACCCCCTATTTCCTGATGTTCAGGCAGGATATTCAACTACCGTACTCGATGGTCTTGGACCCCCAACAGATCCCACTTTACACAGTAGAACAGTACCGGGTTTGGTTTTGTAACATAACCCGACGAGTGTTCCAAACTACCCAGCGActgctgttgagggccaatgaaaagtacTAG